The Vanessa tameamea isolate UH-Manoa-2023 chromosome 27, ilVanTame1 primary haplotype, whole genome shotgun sequence DNA window ttattttttattttattatacaatatatatataacagtctCGGGGCCCACATAAGCCAAGAagagacaaaaattgaaaaatataaaaaatattgaagacaaatattgcttttattttaatatgattaatgaTATATCGTTGTAACATAgtaaacacattatttaaataataatttaactgcgTGATGGGAGGAAAATATAGTTAAGGAAATTTGAAAAAGGTAAAGAGGCCTGAGGCATTGCCTAGGAAGACAAGGTTATTCCGGTCCTGCATTCAGGCAAATTTTTGAAAACGGGTTTAACTTATTATGgagacaaatattttagttattttaaatgataaacaagaatcaaattaaaacagttattaagTCTATTTGGCtaaatttcattgtttatttttaagaaaactttGAAACTATTATGATATTTCATTGACGAGAACGAATTCAAACTTAAAATACAAGTAAGCAAGAATCAAATATGTAAtgaatttttattgatattcagTTAAGAAACACGTGTACCAGCCACTGCACTATCTCGGCTCTTGCATTTTATCCTATCCTAGATATTAACTAGcgattattaacaatttattttttattttagaatcaatatgaaaattattctgCTACTATCaacattatttaacataacaatCGCCAGAAGGATATCATGCCACGCCTGCTTGAATTCCATTTGCTACAAACGTGCAACCATTTTAAAAGGACACAAATTCTCCGGTCAACTAGCAATAGATAGAAATAGCAATGTcctttattttcattatcaaaataatcGTTCGAGAGACTTCACTGGAGCATTTGACTTGGACAAagttaaatttagttttgtaCCCAACCTTGGATTTACATTTGGCCACGCCGTCGACCAATCCACGAAGGATCTTTACGCGTCAGGAACCAAAGGAATATACAAGTACAAtcctaaagaaaataaaaccgaATTGTTCgcgttaaaagaaaaaacaatatgGCACATGCAGTTCGATGATAAATTATACTACACGGAATTTCAAAAGAAAGGTTTAtacacttatataaataagaattctaAAATTATTCCCGAGTTATCTGAACACCAAATCGATGattttattgttgataaaaaaggcgatatttattttatgagcaATTATACAATTCACGTGTTTAGAAAAGGCGCGAAAAGTCCAGTACTGTTTGAAGATGAAATATATTCGCTGACCACAGATAAAGATGGCAATGCATACTTTATTCAGCCATACACGAGAGGCATTTATAACGTTAACTACAGAAGTAAAAAGTTGAATGAAGTTGGTGCGTTTGGTAAAGCTTCAGCGTTCAAATTAGTATTTGACGGAGACaaccatataatttattatgatgtgacaaataaaaatttgttttatctgtCGCCCACGTTGAATATTTGTAGTGTTGGGACGAGAGGTAAACatcgtaaaatgtttatagcGACTACGTCTCGGAGttacaaaaatcataaaaaaaataatttgtcaagcatcaaaaatattactgaaataatataaatgataagaaATCATGACGACTTGGCTTATGGCTATTTATGTTGGAATAAATTTAAGGAGATCGTTTCTCaaaaaaaattctattattttaaaacttaaaataagtacttataaACTAAAGTTAAATcatttccataaaataaaactatctttacaagtattattattgtaggtaacgaatatcaaaaatttaaatatactttattcaattagggttttacaagcacttttgaatcgtcattttacaaactatattaagtgaagctaccaccgattcggaatatagattctaccgagaagaacgggaagaaactcaatagttactctttttcaacgtttaaaatacaagaaactcaagttactctttttcaacgtttaaaatacaagaaactcaagttactctttttcaacgtttaaaatgcaaagttatgttagccaaatacaattatatatgtatgtaatatatgcCTGGAAGTCACCAAGTAATATATACGTAATAGGTATATCTATATAAtcctgtattgaataatatgcttcttttttattaatgtatttttctcaaattagttaaatttatcGTTTGTTATAAACTGATGCTACTTGGTATGTTTAGCCTCCAATCAAACTCAGAGCACAATCtaattaagttattacttattaatttatttgtaatttataaaaaatatatacaactaaaataaaacttgataaagatttttattttgtttattttatttttacaagcacttaaCGTGCaattttgtttgttagtttaataaggtttaattataagatttgaATCTTGAAAGCTTAGTTCGCTTCTTTGTTCGTTCGGTTCGTTCAGTTCCCAtgacaatgcatttttatgGTATTCATGATCTGATCCAGGATTGGCACCAAACGAAGGAAATTTTCAGCGGTAAACGGCGTAGGCAAATTTTTCTGTATAAACttgttaaaacaataataagccatcaatttatttaaagcaaatGCTACcgcaattaaataaacaattaaaaaaaaaatcaaaccgtCGAAATTCCGCCCTCCTTCTCACATCCCCGCAGTACCCCACAAAACcagcttaaaaaaaactttaactataaaatttcaagagtttagttttttttggtttttaatcaatttttttcttctctTCTTCAAGTCTACGtattatacaatgaaataaaaagcaaggaatataaaatcattttattatttttttcgtaggtatataaaactgtaacaaAGTAAAATCTCACcctaatttagataaatattaatatatttttaatactacaaaTAACATTCCACCTCTACACAATCATTATAAACCtctaaaacaatacaaatcCTTTAGGATTTGATTCCAGTCTTTTACTAACagattttacattaatatttaattaacgaataattttatatttaatactgtataatctgttattacattattttcgatatagaataaacaattttatatttatctgtgcactatttttattttaattaaaaccgaaTATTGCATCTAGCCAAGAAACATACATTCAGTCTCAGAgtttaacactttttttaaataatgtatatacataataaacaatttaatataaaactattaattaattaaaaatcattggagtcgtataactttttaaaaaattacaaatattctttGTTATTCAATAATGCAACAATCTTTACAGTCGCTCTTCGGCACACGACCAGgcgtgttaaattttataattggataCGTGTacgattttaaacattaaaaaaaaacattatagtcATCCAATGGGTTCCAAAAGTTCTTGTGTTGCCAGTTATCTTACGTAGAATACATTTGACGGATCGTTATTGACAACATTCGATCGTTTTCACGAGTAACCAGTCGTTGAAGTAATTTCTATGCGTCGATATATCAAGTACAACTGGAATGCGAGATGCCCCCCCCCTCCTTCCAGCTACCCCGCGTCCACCTCGTGCGCTCATTACAATCGCACAGTTGTTACCATAGCGTCTATTATGTCGTCGTAGCCACTGTACATGCAAATTCGATAATTACGAAACGTCTTTTGTTACCTTTGAATAAACGCCTTAGATAATTCTACCATTCGTAAACAAAACGAATGGTTGCTCGAATATCTTATTAATCGGGAATAACTCCCGCTTGTGTTATAGTTTAACAATGTAACAAGTCACAGTTCTTTAAGATATTTGAACCAAAGTCGTTTGATAACAGAATTACTATTGAATAGACTAAGGCCGTGCTAGGAAAAACGATATTTACTGAAATACCCACAAATGACCATAAgagagatattattaaaattaaacaatagagAGTTGTCCTACACTTTACTCTGCTTACAGCGCCTCTCGGCCCATATATTATGAATAGGCGTAAGAGGGCACTCCGCTAGAATCTGCCGCCACGGCTTAGGGTTTCGCCTCTGTCTGGAAAATTGGAAAGTTTGTGATACCATAATTAGTTATCTAACTAAACTTTTcatttatcaaaaacattttatttatctatactaatattataaatgcgaaagtaactctgtctgtctgactgaCTGAgccgaattagatgaaattttgtgtTTTGCAAGCTTGAACCCATAGaaaggacatgggctacttCTTTGCCAAACTACCAACAGTTAAAACGCGTGCGAAGCCGCGGGAAATACCGTTGTATTTTGAAATACCGTTAcaatataatctatctcgcgataTTGTGAACTGACAATTGTGAACCTTGCGCTTTTTTCACTCATCACAGGAGGGGTCTTGGGGGTATGGTGACGGCAGTTCCTAGGACCATGTCCTACCTACTGCGGTGTCCTGTTCGCCGTCCGTTACTACAGACGGGTCGTTAGGGTCGGATAATTCCGAGCAAGTACCCTAGTAGCGTGATTTGTGAACCAAACCATACTGCTTATAACTCAACGCATTATTTTAccgtagattataatctatcgagTATcgagtttacaatctcgcgagacaGATTATAAGCTGACGGGTTTTACAATGTTGTATGGtaatatgtatgaataataCTACCAAGCTAATTCAGCTCTTTAATTAGTACAATTAAAGAGCTGAATTAGCTTGGCGGTTGGACACGTCAAAGCgacacaaaattattatatatattatatatattttaaaaattataatataatttgacgacctccgtggtcgagtagtgtgtacaccggttttcatgggtacgccactccgcggtcccgggttcgattcccggccgagtcgatgtagaaaaatttcattagtcatctatgttgtcttgggtctgggtgtttgtggtaccgtcgttacttctgattttccataacacaagtgctttagctacttacattgggatcagagtaatgtatgtgatgttgtccaatatttatttaccatgTGCttattgaaggaaaacatcgtgaggaagcctacCGACACCTACTAAACCCACCGCATTTGGACATCGTATTGGAATAAGCTCAAAACATCAAGCTCAAGTTTTTTCATGATATAGGTgaacggtaagtggtcaccactgctcatagacactgtaagaaatattaagaggatctaagatgttatatcccttgtacctataattacactggcacaATCACtgttaaaccgaaacacaacaatactaagcatatactgctgtttggcggcaaaaTATATGATGGGTGGGTGAGACCTACCCAGACAAagcacaacacacacacacacgtcgaaatgtttcatatttaaaatataaaaatacatacattgcacTCCATCTCTTCCCGCTTCTTATTGGCCATCGTTTCAGCGTTATACTCGTTCTCCAAGCCGAATAGCTAAAAAATTATTCATAGCATTACATCACATTTCTAAAACATAATCATTGCCtacttatatatcaattttattattttattatacataaacatatacataatcagcctgtaaatttcccactgctgggctaaggcctcctctcccgttgaggagaaggtatggagcatattccaccacgctgctccaatgcgggttggtggaatacacatgtggcagaatttcgttgaaattagacacatgcaggtttcctcacgatgttttccttcaccgccgagcacgagatgaattataaacacattaagcacatgttaattcagtagtgcctgcctgggtttgaacccgaaatcatcggttaagatgcacgcgttctaaccactgggccatctcggctcaatcatcattttattatatttaaattaaactaatgtGTCACACAGCGAAACTTCGCGtctattcaaaagatttttttacgaacttcgaaacctatgacaggttttgttttgatttaatttcattgtaaactgcaattTGTAAGCTGCAACTCATCTATATTCGGCGCCGAAATGATGATActttatttacagaaatatttaatgttaaatagtatacATCACTTCAGcgagaattggagtttgtcgataacaatttactttaatttgattacgtttttgattttttttttacacaaccATAGTACGTCTCTCTAGTACTAACCGGCCAGTACCTTTTTCGCTCTCTATAATAAATCTTTGCTAAATCGtaacaattaagtaaataacagTCATGATTCATCTTTTTTGCACATCgacggctggagctctttaaaatgagactaaccgattttttatgtacaaaaatcgacttacgctattaatatataagatattcatTAACAtcccaatattttaaattaacatatttctatactatattatgcactataaattgttcttgattaatatatctttattcataacACAAGTCAACATATATCCtgtttaattatacttacaaaGTTCCAATAACAACTTCGCCTACATTCAAGACGAAATTTTTTCGCGactccataataaatatatattgtatagattattattcaaGTCAAATTGAAAAAcagtaaatactttttagtaCGAACTACTTAACTAGTCTCAAACTAAATTTGTATCTTTACATTGTATATTACACAATGACGGTACTAAAGTGTTAAAAGATCCTATCTTAATAAAGAACAtccaaattcaaaatacataaaagtccattaaaataaacacagcTTTATTCTCTTGTCTGAAGcggccagtattttttttttatatttgtcgttCGGGTAAATGTCAGCAATAGACACGAAATTTACATTATCGCCGAAAGAAacgatcaatattatataacaaatccTTACATAGAAAATGCACCATTTATCGCAGGAACTAATTGTACAGACGTTAtgtcgttacactggctcactcacaatttcaaaagaaataaaacaatattaaatactgctgtttggcggtagaaaatatgatgagtggttggtaaaTTCATATAACCTGAAAAAGAATACTTCTTGACAAAACCTACCTTGATCCGTGAACATAAATATGCATCTACTAAATACCTATTTCTTGTTCTACATTACTTCACTAAcctttaatatttcttcattcGGCAAATGATCACTCGGTCCGGTCTGAGCAAAATGGCGGATAACATTCCCGCCCTTTTCAACGAACAACGCGCCGCCGGTCTGCACCCAATCGCCCTTCAAATCCCCACCTAAGCCTATCACATACAATAGCGACATACTAATATGAAAACTATTTACTAATAGTCGATACTTTAAACCAATACAAAaaccaataatatattacaatttttttttaatttaaacacaaagtCGTGTTCAAAGTAATAccaacattacaaaaataatcctAGTTTGAGAGAGAAATGTCTTGTACATTATAATTGTTATCAGCTATTCTGTGTATAGTCTTACTGATAAAGCCAatgaatctatttattattaacaagcgTATCGCCCGGCTTCACATTggtgcagtttattaataatttataccaaCTCACTCCCAAATAATGTGAATGTGACCCCCATTATATGAATGCGACaaaccaattttattacatgtaatttattttttcttgacaACTTCTTTATTCTTTCATTGACCACAAAAGTGTATTTCTCAGAAAAAAAATGTCGTTATTCCTTTTTTGTTAAGCGGCTTTTGGTTGAGTCAACAGGGCTTAACTTATTTCGTCAATCACACGTGGGAAGGAGCCGACAGAAAAGAGATAGATCGGTTGTGATCAACGTAATGAAACAGAATGCCTAATAATGGTAATGCTACTTTTTTTCTACAACAACATACACCAACAGAAACGATTATAAACTCACTACCTACTTTTACAGATTATCAAATTCTACCAAAATCTTTCaccaaatatattcaaaaaaagaataccAATATACCACAACTATAAACCACCACAGCTATTAACAAATCCGATATTAGtattacacaatttatttgataatgacCTTCGCAATATCCAAATTTCTTAAGCGGTCCGTTGGTGCATGTTGAACATAATGACATAATATTTTCCCGCCATTACTAACTAAAAGAGCACCGCCATTTTGTAACCCGTCACCCGTCAAATCGTTGTGTAAACCTTATTTATGAACAAGGACGTCaagttatgaatatatatacgtgataatgtttaattaaattttattacccGAAAATCTCAAAACAATGGCAAAATATGAttacttttgttaaaaaaataatattttttatcataatttttacataagcgctattattacttaaattattaagcgcttaaataatttacaacaacatattttttttttatgatatagttagggGGACGTGCAAATGACCCAGATAGTAAATGGTCGCCatcattaaccattcctaaaaacaccaatgcgacaccaaccttggaaactaagatgttatgtctcaaCCCATAGACATTACTGCTGTAtggaattttaaccatttcttacataaccaatgcgccaatgaccttgagaactaagatgttccgtctcttgtgcctgtagttacattggctcaatcAAACCGTAACTCAACTATACTGAGCATTGCTGTATGGCGTTAGAATATGAGTGGAtggaacctacccagatgggcttacaCAAAACCACCACCAAGAAATCCTTggatttataattgaaaatatcgcTTGTGTTGATGTCAACTTACCCATACTTTTCCCTTTTGAGATCGCGTCTCTGGACTGCTTCCATAAGAGCGACGTCAATATCGTGACGACATTGAATCTTTTGAAACCAAGCATTTGATATGTCGATCGATCTTCAACGCAGAATAATTCTGAAAAGAAAATCGTATCATAATTCGATGCACTTGTCTTTTGGCTCAAAGGCTAGGTATGTCAATGAAACAtaactcttaatttttttcaaaagtttatcaaaaaacaatttaaataaggttattAAGTAGCCTAAACAGCACGTCATTAAAATTCCACGTTAATTTATgatgattgttaaattaatgaattaagtaATGTCCTTACAATCAGCTGACACGAATGCGTAAGGtgacattttgatatttatttaaaataacattgaaacgaaataagtttcctaaataatagttattgagaAAGCTTGCGCTTGCATCAGCCATGCATAGAACCTGCATATGTACCTGGGTATTTGGTATTTGGTAACAACAAAAAAGATGACgaaaaaaacactgaaagaaattaacttttttttctctaactGCCACCTCCGCAGCGCCGCCCCCGGCAAAGTGCCGCCCGGTGCGGACCGCActctccccccccccccctccatgCTACCCCATGCATTACCGATATCATTCAAagataactattattaaaatcagcTGAGAATCATCTCTTCTAAAACCTAGAATATATCATTCTTATAATGTCCTTGTACCATCTCTCAATTACTTTAGACATATTACGTTGCGCAAGATATgcaattattcatataattacgAGGAAAAGGTCGACCTATTAACCGCCTCGCGTGATGATATAACGTAACAAGTATTCATAGCTATTGAAGTACTGACTATTGGAGTTCTCATGACTGTGTGGCTGAACACCTTTAGTTTATTCAATGCAATAACAGGAATCGACGGCATATAGATAGCAGTAAGGAGCCTAAAACTCatctatataaactttttttatggcatacgTAGACGATCAAAGGGCCACAAAACGGTTAAACAATTTGACCATTCCTTAAACCGCTAATGaaccaccgaccttgggaactaagatgctatgtcccttgtacttgtagttaaactggctcactcacagtTTTGATACTTGaaagtagaatatataaaataaatatctttctaATACAAACCATCGTCGAAAAATTTTCCATCGATAAACTCCTTGGAACCCGCTTCCTCAACACCGATGCCGacgagttttatattatttttcttaagaaTCGGAGCGATTTCACCCAACTGTAACATTAATACACAAGTAAACATATACGTTTACTCTGATATTTATAGAACGAAACTCTATACGAAACCAAGATGACGTTTTCCTGGGGGAATTCTACTAACTTAACGGTAATTATAAGTtcccgattatattccgatcGAAAGACTATTCATGACAAAAAATAACCTCATCTAATCGTTATTGAGGactaattttacatatttatatcgaTAACTACACAGTCCCGATTTTATTAGTATCCAAGTTTAACCAAACTGGATCGTTGGATTTGTAGTATAGGCACTCGGCTGAACGCAGTGCGGTTAAGCAAGTGCGGGACCCGGGttccaaaattatttcaaaagcgCTTGATCTGCTATGAGGTTCTTAAGTATAAagtggtataaaaaaaaatcaatactcaATACGTTTATTCGCCATCTATAGATTACATTTTTGTGAGTAATGAATAGTCTAGTAGATTACTATAGGCCTCTGAAAAGTACAAATAGCCAGAGATGAGATTGTCTGgccatttagaatatttttataacaaactaaCAATTGAATAACGACGATactacacaattttttttttttaaataattcgctCAGGCAGACGTGAATGAGTTTAAATATGCGGAGCCTCCATTCGCGTGGGGCCCGTATCAATTGCTGCTCTTGCTACTTAATAAATCCGGCACTGGCTGAACAGCGACGATTGGATTACGATAtactgtcattttttttttaaattaaatttgacagtCTCAAATAACATCCCACTtttgggctaaagcctcctttcCCCTTGAGGAGTAGGTTTAAGCTAGACCTgtctatatgtatgtacatacacacAAATTGTCATGGTGATAAGTTTAGTGAGTTAGAAATTTAAAGTCTAAAAACAGTATCCATGAAACAGTATATACATATAGCCACCATATATTCCAAACACAAGAgaagaaaatacaaataaacaactttaatattaaattgacgtGATGTCATTGGTAGAGATCTTCTATTGTCTATATGCTTTAAAATTGCGTTTTGCGTGTCGACGGTGTTTTCGaaactttgaatataaaattagactAGGCAAAAGTATTCAAGTGGtgtagtgttgtattataatacacacaataatatataaatatttttcaaagaatCGGTGACAACCGTTCTCTCGACACGACGAGGAAAGAATagacacctagtttccgacttagCAAAGTTAATAATCCTTTTTTGGAGCACGGTATACTCTCTATAAGAAGATTCCACAGATATTGATTGATatactatgtaaataaaatgatagaaatgagtaactactgaaatttcttgtcgattcttctcggtagaatctacttttagAACTGATGGTGGCTCTACATTTAATTCTGTAACGTGACGattaaaaagtacttttatgagctcatttgaataaagaacattttgattttgattttatacatagattgtatttaaatgtattcatcaagaactgtttgtagtgcgtATTTTATCCGAGtttttagcaaatcgcatgaaatatgtaaatcgaagttttgtttatatttacttctgCTTCGATTGAAATGGAGTATATGTAAACATCATCGCGGGAGCGTCCGCAAGGCATCCCGTTTTGCCCCCTAAGGGTGGGTGCCGCAGGTGTAGTTGGCATCCCGGTGTGCTGGTTCGCAACAGGCGTTTTAGGCATCGACATACCcataacgaataaaataattttaccagCAAGAAAAAAACTCTAGGTAAACATATTGTTACGACCGCGGTATTTGatgtaaatattcttattattattctgaAACAGAAGTACCGGgaattaaccgacttcaaaaaaggaggaggttcgCAGTTCATCggaatcttttaatatataaaatattctgagCCATCAGTTTACgtaaatctattgaaatatattatcttttaaaagtttaatcatTGCTTACGAATAAAGTAATCATATCCCTTAAATCGCTAAATCTCGTAACGAGTATTAATAACAAACGTAATTAGTTAATAATGTGAACCTCGATAGCCGTCAATGTCGGCCATTTTGATTTAACTTACTCGACACACAAACAGCCTCTCAATAAAgctattatacatttaaaggtcatgtcaaaaaaaatttataaataattatataaatatattatataaaaaagcgtttagtaaatatttgttgatttacaGGCAAGATGtaatatgcatatataaatattaatattgattgacataaaatatattattaaaatagtgtaaaagtgtaactactgcgCCTTACGCCGCTTCTTCTCGAAAAAATTTACACTCCGAACAAGTTCAACCTGTTCAGCaggtttaattcaataatataacatgacgattcaaaagtgctcttatgagtctaattgaataaagaatattctagtgtttttatgtgaatttataatactatgttaATTTATCGaagtttataaaatacctaattattctgtgttaaaatatttataatagtacttATATGattgtaaacataataaaatgtatttttttaatattaataacgaatattttaataataagactgcg harbors:
- the LOC113392128 gene encoding prostamide/prostaglandin F synthase-like isoform X1 is translated as MIFSKVAKMTPDIIAIGSQKIKSIPGGESVELKTLWQDQNVAIIFFRRWGCLFCRLWAKELGEIAPILKKNNIKLVGIGVEEAGSKEFIDGKFFDDELFCVEDRSTYQMLGFKRFNVVTILTSLLWKQSRDAISKGKSMGLGGDLKGDWVQTGGALFVEKGGNVIRHFAQTGPSDHLPNEEILKLFGLENEYNAETMANKKREEMECNRRNPKPWRQILAECPLTPIHNIWAERRCKQSKV
- the LOC113392128 gene encoding prostamide/prostaglandin F synthase-like isoform X2, with amino-acid sequence MIFSKVAKMTPDIIAIGSQKIKSIPGGESVELKTLWQDQNVAIIFFRRWGCLFCRLWAKELGEIAPILKKNNIKLVGIGVEEAGSKEFIDGKFFDDELFCVEDRSTYQMLGFKRFNVVTILTSLLWKQSRDAISKGKSMGLGGDLKGDWVQTGGALFVEKGGNVIRHFAQTGPSDHLPNEEILKLFGLENEYNAETMANKKREEMECNTEAKP
- the LOC113392126 gene encoding uncharacterized protein LOC113392126 — encoded protein: MKIILLLSTLFNITIARRISCHACLNSICYKRATILKGHKFSGQLAIDRNSNVLYFHYQNNRSRDFTGAFDLDKVKFSFVPNLGFTFGHAVDQSTKDLYASGTKGIYKYNPKENKTELFALKEKTIWHMQFDDKLYYTEFQKKGLYTYINKNSKIIPELSEHQIDDFIVDKKGDIYFMSNYTIHVFRKGAKSPVLFEDEIYSLTTDKDGNAYFIQPYTRGIYNVNYRSKKLNEVGAFGKASAFKLVFDGDNHIIYYDVTNKNLFYLSPTLNICSVGTRGKHRKMFIATTSRSYKNHKKNNLSSIKNITEII